The window ATTCGATTCTGCTGAAGAACATCAGTGCCGCGAGCTTGACGAGTCATGACTTCCAGTTCGTCTGAGACATCGCGCGGAAACTCCGGGCCCGGTCCGCTGCCGGCCCGGAGTCGTGCGACCAAGGGATAGGCATCCTGCCTTCTGGAAAGGCGTCATCAGAAGGCCACATGGCTGGCTGTCGTGCCATGCACCAACGGCATCTCCGCCATGATCATTGACGCCGCCTTAGCTGCGAGAACCCGCGTTGGCTGCGAACTTGCGTCACAATTCAGCTCTAGAAGACATCACGGTTCGCAGGGGAATATGACATCGAGATGGAAGTCCGTGAACAAACACGCTTTGTCGTTCTCGATTTCTATCGCTTCGTCGCAGCCCTCGGCGTCTTTATTTTTCATCTGAAGAACATCGACAAGGGCATCTCGCCGGCGTGGAACGGCTCATATGGGCTGTTCGTCGACATGTTCTTTATCCTTTCGGGGTTTGTGATCTCGTATTCCTATCCCGTCGGTTCCATCGGAGTCCGCGGCTATGCCCGCTTTCTGGTTCGGCGGATTGCGCGAATCTATCCCCTGCACTTCCTGACTTTGCTAGCCTTCGTCGTGCTCGCCTGGATCGGTGTCCGGGGCCCGACACCGCATGCGAGCGCACTTGACTTCGTCCACAACGCTCTTCTCGTCCAGGCTTGGGGGGTCACCGATCATCTCAGCTTCAACTCACCGTCATGGTCGATCAGCGCGGAGCTGTTCTGCTACCTGCTGTTCCCGCTCCTGATGCTGCTGGCAGGGCGTGTCTCGGCCCTGACGCTTGCGGTCATCGTGGCGAGCCTCTACGCCGTGCTGGCCCATGGACACCTGCCGATCTGGCAAGAACGATCGGAAATGTATGGCGCTAATTTCGACTACGGCATGCTGCGGGCGCTTCCGAGCTTCCTCAACGGCATTCTGCTCGCGCTTCTGTTCAAGCAATTCCGCAATCATCGCAGCAAGGCGGTTGCCTTCGCGGGGATCGGCGTATTCCTCGCCTCGATTCTGATCCTGAACGTTTTTGCCAAGCCGGATCTCGCGATCGTTCTATTTTCGCTGGCCATCGTGCTTACCGCCGTCGGCGAAAGCGCCTTTGTCCGGTTCCCCGGCGCGAGCTGGCTTGGACGGCTCGGCAACACGTCCTACGCCATCTACATGCTGCATGAACTCTTGCTGATTCTGGTGTTCAAGCCCGTCTGGCATCAACTCGGACTACAACCGAGCGCCTTTCCAATATTCGCGCTGGCCTGCTGCCTCATTCTCACCATCGCAGCTGATGTGACCTACGTCCTTATCGAGAATCCAGCGCGAAAATTGATCAATCGCCTCGCACCATCGGCCGAAACCAGGCGTCCCGCCACTCCCGATCCCGCGCTGACCGAAACACTGGAGCTGCGGCCAACGGGACAAGCTGCGAACGCAGGTTGACCTTCCTTACCTCTCCTGCCCGCAAGGTCGCATCTAAGACCGTCGAAGCCGGATCGAGACCTCGTGCCAGACCCGAAGTGCCGCAGGTCGCGCGGTCAGCAGCACCGCGGCCAGATAGACTGCAGCGCCGAGCATTGTCAGGGACGCAAGGCGGAGCCAGGGTGATAATGGAGGCAATGTGTGGGATGCTCCGACAACCGCCGCCGCCATGAGTGCCGAACCGCCGAACGCTGGCACCAGCGTGCGTGCGTAGCGCCGCACGGCGATCGACAAGATGCGCAACGACGCGCCCGCCGATAAGGGATACAGCAACACGGCCCGCACCACATAGCCGACCGCAATGGCGACCAAGCCGAAGGGAGCGGCCGCGATGAAGATCGCGATGTTCGAAGCTGCATAGATCAGCGTGAGCCAGGTCTGCCAATGCGGCTTGCCGAATGCCAGGATGACAGAATGATTGTAGAGCCCGATGGTCGTTAAAAATCCTGTCACCGAGATGATCGACAGGAGCGGCGCGGACTCGAGCCACTTCGCGCCGAAGAAGGCAAGGATGAGATCGGGCGACAAGGCAGCTATCCCCGCGAAGATCGGCGCCGTCAGGAGTGACGTGTACATGACGAAATCGAGAAGCGCCTCGCTGGATGCCTTGCGATCGTGCTGAAGGCCCGCGATCGTCGAGAAGAACACGCGGTTCAAGGCATTTCCGATCACCGTACTGACCGCATTCACGAGCCGCTTGGCCAGGCTGTAGAAGCCTGCTCCCGCGGCACCCGTATACCAGGTCACGAAGATCAGGTCTGAATTGGCATTGGCGAAATTCGTGATGCCCGTGAGCGCGACATAGCGGCCATAGCTGACAAGCGCGGCGGCGTCGCCACGGCTGAATCGGAAGCCGGGACGCCACGGCGTCAACGTCCACAGACTGACCAGAGACACAATCGAAGTGGTCACGAGTTGTCCCACAAGGGCCAGCACGCCGTAACCACTGCTGGCGAGCGCAATGCCAACCGTACCGCCGAGCGAGATCGAAAACAACGAACGCATGGCCAGCGAGCGAAACAACTGGTTCCGCGTTAGCCACGCCTCGTGCGTGCGAGAAAGACCTTGCACGGCAACAACGACAGAAAAGCCCTTCAGGACGATGGCCAGGTCCTGCAAGCCGGACAGACGCTCGATTGCGTTGCTGGCGCCAAAGAGCAGTCCGGATGCAAGCAGCGAAAATCCGGCAATCAGCCAGAACGATGCGTTATAGTCCTCGTCTCTCGGCTGCGCGCGCGCCTGGACGGCGACCGCGATGCTCTCGATCAGCACCGCGCGGCAGAAATCCAGCGCCAGTGCGCCCGTCGCCACGAGGCCCAGAATCTGCGGCGACAACAGACGCGCCATGATGACGTAGATGGCGAGCGTGAGAGCTTGTCCGACCGCGGAATCGATCGCGGACCATATGACGCCCGACACGATCGAGCGCTGGGTATCGGACGGCCCGCCACTCAATTGGAGACTTGTCATGGTTTCGGGCTAGCCATGTGCGCGAGCGATACATCCAAGCTGAGGCTGCGAGAACGGTCCAAGAGTCGCCTCTTTCGCAAGCCATTGTCAGCAAGATAGCATCTGCCATCCGAGGGCGCATGAATTTTCGAGGCAATCTGCGTAGATTGATCAACGAGGTCGGCTGCGACTTTGTTCAACAACTGCCTTATCCGCATGTAGAGCTGTTCTTCTGGCGACCTGATGATGGAACGATCAATTTTGGCGACTATTTGTCCCTCGTCGTCGTGGAACAGCAGCTTCGACGCAGCGGCTATACGCTTGCAGACGAGATCTCACGCCACGTGCGGATGTTCGCGATCGGTTCGGTTCTGCACTACGCACGCGACGGTGACGTGATCTGGGGCAGCGGCATCAACGGGCGCCCAGGCCAGAACGATCTCAATCGTCGCGTTCAGACGCTGGATATTCGCGCGGTACGCGGTCCTCGCACCCAGGAGATTCTCCGGCGACGCGGTCTCTCCGTGCCTGACGTATTTGGCGATCCTGCGTTGCTTCTGCCGCGCCTCTTTCCTGATCGCTTTCAACGCCGTCGCGTCCGCGACTGGATATTCGTGCCCAACCTACACGATCTCAGCATGATCGACCACGAGTCGGCCAATGTGGTCAGCCCGCTGGGATCATGGAATCGACGCATTGAGGCCATTCTCGAGGCAGACTTGGTGCTAGCAAGCTCCCTGCATGGCTTGATCGTCGCGGAAGCCTACGGAGTTCCCACGCGCTATGTGCGGCTCAGCGATGGCGAAGCCGAATTCAAGTATCGTGACTATTATGAAGGCACCGGCCGGTTCGATGTCGAATTCGCCTCCAGCCTCGAGGAAGGCCGGGAGATGGGAGGCGCCGCGCCTCTCAGCTTCAACCACCAATCCTTGATGGATGCCTTCCCGATCGATCTCTGGCGCGAGACACGCTGACATGACTAGGCGTTTCAGGGTGGCGATCTATGCCCCGCATTTCGCTGAATATTCCTATCGACTGGCCGCCGCATTAGCCAAGCTCTGCGACGTCCGCCTGGTGCTCAATCGGAAGGATGCCAATCAACAATGGAATCTGGAATGGATTCCGGCTCCCGCATCATTCGACACGCGAATCCGGGATCTGAGCTTGCGCCGATCCGGCGCCATCGGACTTCCGCGGTCGTTTCTTGACATCCTCGCATTCCGTCCGGATGTGGTTCATTGTCACGAATGCCCGGAATATTTCACCGCCGGGCTGATGGAGCTCCTCCGTCTCACCAGCCTTCCGCGCGTCCTCACCGTCCATGACGCCATTCCGCACTCTGAGGGTGGCTCGGGAACGAATACAAGCGAAGAGCGGTTGCGGGACCGCATGCGTGCCGGTGCCACACATGTGACGGTGCATGGACAGAGCTGCGTGGCGGACTTCGCCCGTGCATCGCCCGACTACCGCGGCGAAGTAACGTCCTCCATGCATGGCGTGTTGATGGTGCCATCCGCAAACAGCACGCCTATTCAACCGGTCGAGGGCCGCATCCTTTTTTTCGGGCGCATGTGGGCCTACAAGGGCCTCGATATCTTCCTTGACGCAATCGATGTGCTTTCGAAGCGCGGCGTGCGTCATCAGGCCGTCATTGCCGGCCGTGGCCCCGAGGTGACGCGATTTGGTGCGCGGATGGCCAGTATGGCTTCGGTCAACGCCATCGACACGTATGTCTCGGCCGAAGACACCAGCGCGCTCTTCCAATCGGCTGAAATCGTCGCATTGCCTTACAAAGATGCAACGCAGAGCGGCGTGCTGGCATCCGCCTTTGGCAATCACCGCCCCGTCGTCGCAAGTGCGACCGGGGGCATTCCCGATGTGGTCACAGACGGTGTCAATGGCCTGCTTGTGCCACCTGCCGACGCTGTAGCGCTGGCCGATGCCCTGGAGCGTGTCCTTACGTCCAGGCCGCTGGCTGCAAGCCTGACGGCGGGAGCACGGCAAACGGCGGCCGGATCGCTGAATTGGGATCACATCGCCGAACGTCTGTTTACGACCTATCGTCGTATCGCCGGCGTCACCGTCTGACGGCACCGCTTGCTGGTGGCAGCGGCTGCTCGAACTTGTCGAGCGGCCCGAACAACAGCCCCCGTAGCGCGCCGCCCATGACGCGCCTCAGCCTGACTTCAATCAGCTGGTAGCTGATTGCGCTCGCGATCAGCGATGCGATGATTCCCAGGAGGATGAATCCGAACCAGAGCAGCCAGCGGTCAGCACCCATCGCGACGAGCTTCAGCCCCGTCACTTGCAACGGAAACAGCACGAAGGGATGCACCAGATAAAGGCTGTAGCTGATTTTGCCTACAAATTGCAGCGCCGGCGCGCTCAGAGCGCTCCCGATGCCCGAGCCTGGGGCCAGAACCATGCCGAACAGCAGGAACGCGGGGATCAGCGCAACGAAGGGGTGAAACAAGACCAGGCTCGCATACATGGCGACGCCACAAACTACACCGGCCGCAAATCCAATCCGGCCCGAGACCGGGAACCGAACTCCGGTGGCACTGAAGAACATGCCAATGCAGAAGAATGCCGTGATCGGCCAATGCAGGACACAGGCGACGCCAAGCAAGATCAACGGTGCCGCCATCATCCGGCCACCGAGGCGCAGCGCGGCGAATGTAACGGCAAACCAGATATAGAAAGCCCACTCGTAAGTCAGCGTCCAGGCGTTCTGCTGTGCGATGGGAAGACCCAGTGCATCCTGCAGAAAGAACAGGTTCGCAAGGAATATCCCGAGATAGCTGCCGACATCGATTCCGCGGAAGAATTTGTAGCCAACGATTGGCCCAATCACGAACAGTGCGACATGCAGCACGAGAAATACCGGCATGATGCGAAGGACCCGATCGAAGAAGAAACGGGCCAGCGACCCATGCCGCACAAGGCTCGACGGAATCAAGAAGCCGCTGATCATGAAGAACAGCTCGACGCCGTGACCGCCCACGTTAATCACTGATTGGAACCAGGGCCAGAGCGGCGGCAGAAAGCCGGGATTCGCGATGTCATACATGCCGCCCTTCGGCATGTCGTAGAAATGATCCATCAACACGCTCAAGGCCGCGATGGCGCGAAGGCCCTGGACGGACGGAACGAACGATCCGTCATACGCCACGTGCGGTTGCCTCGCCGCTTTGGTCACTCCGCGGCTCCTTGCGTGCTGAAGGTCGGCTCAAGGGCAGCCCGCCGCCTGCGTTCGGAACGGAATCGGTGCCCGAATGAAATCGACGGCTTTTCGACCAGAGAATATGTGACCCAGCTAACCAGGACCGATAACGCCACGATGACGACCGCGAAGATGGACCACCCCAGCGGACCATCACCAAACCACACCAAGCGATGAACCCAGACGATCACGAATGGCGACATCAGATACACCGAGTAACTGATCACACCGACGAACGCCATCGGGCGCCAAGCCATTCTCTCGCCGAATGCGGCAAAGGCAATG is drawn from Bradyrhizobium diazoefficiens and contains these coding sequences:
- a CDS encoding acyltransferase, producing MEVREQTRFVVLDFYRFVAALGVFIFHLKNIDKGISPAWNGSYGLFVDMFFILSGFVISYSYPVGSIGVRGYARFLVRRIARIYPLHFLTLLAFVVLAWIGVRGPTPHASALDFVHNALLVQAWGVTDHLSFNSPSWSISAELFCYLLFPLLMLLAGRVSALTLAVIVASLYAVLAHGHLPIWQERSEMYGANFDYGMLRALPSFLNGILLALLFKQFRNHRSKAVAFAGIGVFLASILILNVFAKPDLAIVLFSLAIVLTAVGESAFVRFPGASWLGRLGNTSYAIYMLHELLLILVFKPVWHQLGLQPSAFPIFALACCLILTIAADVTYVLIENPARKLINRLAPSAETRRPATPDPALTETLELRPTGQAANAG
- a CDS encoding lipopolysaccharide biosynthesis protein produces the protein MTSLQLSGGPSDTQRSIVSGVIWSAIDSAVGQALTLAIYVIMARLLSPQILGLVATGALALDFCRAVLIESIAVAVQARAQPRDEDYNASFWLIAGFSLLASGLLFGASNAIERLSGLQDLAIVLKGFSVVVAVQGLSRTHEAWLTRNQLFRSLAMRSLFSISLGGTVGIALASSGYGVLALVGQLVTTSIVSLVSLWTLTPWRPGFRFSRGDAAALVSYGRYVALTGITNFANANSDLIFVTWYTGAAGAGFYSLAKRLVNAVSTVIGNALNRVFFSTIAGLQHDRKASSEALLDFVMYTSLLTAPIFAGIAALSPDLILAFFGAKWLESAPLLSIISVTGFLTTIGLYNHSVILAFGKPHWQTWLTLIYAASNIAIFIAAAPFGLVAIAVGYVVRAVLLYPLSAGASLRILSIAVRRYARTLVPAFGGSALMAAAVVGASHTLPPLSPWLRLASLTMLGAAVYLAAVLLTARPAALRVWHEVSIRLRRS
- a CDS encoding polysaccharide pyruvyl transferase family protein codes for the protein MNFRGNLRRLINEVGCDFVQQLPYPHVELFFWRPDDGTINFGDYLSLVVVEQQLRRSGYTLADEISRHVRMFAIGSVLHYARDGDVIWGSGINGRPGQNDLNRRVQTLDIRAVRGPRTQEILRRRGLSVPDVFGDPALLLPRLFPDRFQRRRVRDWIFVPNLHDLSMIDHESANVVSPLGSWNRRIEAILEADLVLASSLHGLIVAEAYGVPTRYVRLSDGEAEFKYRDYYEGTGRFDVEFASSLEEGREMGGAAPLSFNHQSLMDAFPIDLWRETR
- a CDS encoding glycosyltransferase family 4 protein is translated as MAIYAPHFAEYSYRLAAALAKLCDVRLVLNRKDANQQWNLEWIPAPASFDTRIRDLSLRRSGAIGLPRSFLDILAFRPDVVHCHECPEYFTAGLMELLRLTSLPRVLTVHDAIPHSEGGSGTNTSEERLRDRMRAGATHVTVHGQSCVADFARASPDYRGEVTSSMHGVLMVPSANSTPIQPVEGRILFFGRMWAYKGLDIFLDAIDVLSKRGVRHQAVIAGRGPEVTRFGARMASMASVNAIDTYVSAEDTSALFQSAEIVALPYKDATQSGVLASAFGNHRPVVASATGGIPDVVTDGVNGLLVPPADAVALADALERVLTSRPLAASLTAGARQTAAGSLNWDHIAERLFTTYRRIAGVTV
- a CDS encoding acyltransferase, with translation MTKAARQPHVAYDGSFVPSVQGLRAIAALSVLMDHFYDMPKGGMYDIANPGFLPPLWPWFQSVINVGGHGVELFFMISGFLIPSSLVRHGSLARFFFDRVLRIMPVFLVLHVALFVIGPIVGYKFFRGIDVGSYLGIFLANLFFLQDALGLPIAQQNAWTLTYEWAFYIWFAVTFAALRLGGRMMAAPLILLGVACVLHWPITAFFCIGMFFSATGVRFPVSGRIGFAAGVVCGVAMYASLVLFHPFVALIPAFLLFGMVLAPGSGIGSALSAPALQFVGKISYSLYLVHPFVLFPLQVTGLKLVAMGADRWLLWFGFILLGIIASLIASAISYQLIEVRLRRVMGGALRGLLFGPLDKFEQPLPPASGAVRR